Part of the Falco cherrug isolate bFalChe1 chromosome 1, bFalChe1.pri, whole genome shotgun sequence genome, TTCCTTAaagctgggctgcaggacagtCACCTGCTAAGGCTGTAGGAAGAGCTAAAGCTTTTGTTCCTTCTCCCACAGGTTTTCTCTCCCGAGCAGGAAAATTGGTGTGGAGACCAAGATGGAGAAGGACAGGGTGTGCATGGAGCTGTCTGGCTTGTGCAGAAGTCACTCCCAGGCTGACTCCGGAGCCCCTAACAAGCCCCTAGGTCTGACGCAAATGCAGTGCAAGGCTTTTGCTCTCCACTCCAGCAGATCCACAAGCCAAGGGGATATTAGGCGAGATGGCTATAAAGCACGCTAATGGCTGCCTGCTGAAAGTTCTCCAGTGACAATCTTTCCTGGGTGATTAACCATGGCAAACTAACGCAGTCCCCATCAGGGTGAggcctgagcagcagcagcaggcttgtTTTAGCAACACTGCATTACCACTGACTGCACAGTTATTGCACTTGCACACAAAGATGGAGGTGCAAGAGGTCCAGGCCCCTCAAGGAGGAGATAAAAGGTTTGGAAGTCACCACTTGCTAAACAACAGTGACAGAAGACTTCTCACAGATGTTGTGCCAGGGGACACTGCAAGGCAACCCACCTCACAGGCGCTCCCCAGCTGGGGAAAGGCTCATGCCTGGAAGCTGTTTGCGTGAAGGAAGGTGCCATGGGGAGCAAACACAGGAGCATGTCATGTCATCGCTTCAAGGCAAGGGAGATATGCCAACTAACAGAAGAGGTTGCTCCAGGGAGAACTGTGGTGCGACACCAATGCAGACTGTGCCTGGCACTACTGAATTGGGTCTGTGGTGATGGCAAGAGCCAGTTTATGACTTACCAACTTGTTTGAGGATGACAGATCTCATGAGAGAGCCGAACAGAGCAGTCAGGGTTGGAGGAACTGTGTTGAGACCTGAGTGAATCAGATGAGTGGGCATCATGTAGGCAAATGAAATGCAGCACCTGCAAATACAGAGTAATACTATATGGAAAGGCACGTTGAGACTTCAATTTAGACACTTTACAGGACTTTCAGTCACTgtattatttcaggaaaaaaggacAGCTCAGTGAAGGGCATCTGCTCAATGTTCAGCTGCCATCAAAAAGTtgccagcaaaatattttgaagagagTATTAGTGTGCCTGCTCTAGGACTGGAGTTAAAGCCAGTCCCCAGTTATTAGTGAACCAAAGTTTGTTATATATTGGGCTCAATATATAAAACCTCTTCCCTGCACACAAATCTTGTTTGGGGAAATTTCAGGATGGTGCACTTCAGACCAGAATCCCCAAGTATCTCCTCTGCATGCACCCTGATCAGGCATACAGCACGTGCCTAACAGCTCATTGCACAAGGGAGGTGAACGTGGTGTTGCTGTGAGGCTTTTTACCTCCCCTGAAGCAGTTACTGATGGCCAGAGAGATGTGTTTGGATGAGGTGAATGGCAGGACCCATCCTGTTTGCGATCTGGAAAGGCAGCATACCAGGAGCAACCAGCAGCTGAGCACAacttgcagcagctctgcagctgcacaaaCCAGTGCCAGGTTGACCCGGTCTCTGACTTGCCTTAGGCTGTGGGGAGCTGAGGTTAAGCTTTTCCTTAAATCCTACCCACCTGCAGCCAAAAGGAAGAATACGGGTCTCAGTGTTTAAGCTCTCTTAATATTTTGTTCACTGATTGTACTATCATAAATGTAGATCTAACTTATGTCATCAAATGCTAATTTCTTCAGACCTGCAAGGTCTTACGTACTTTGGGAAATCTGCTGCACATAGGAAGTGTTAAAGTGGCTGTTCCAAAGACAGGACAAATACaatgaatgaataaaatgtaactatttttaatgaaggTGCAAGGATATAAATGCAAACATGAATGGGTGGTCCTTGTGGGTGAAATGTAGCCTGGGGAAGCGGGTGTGGAGGACTTGAGCCACAGGAGCTGAGGGAATGCTCCCGTGTTTGATCATGCAGAATTTGGCCCTGTTTTTCAGCATTGAATAGCTGCTATTTAACGCTCAGAATAAACTGCTAACAGCAATAatataagcatttttaaaattcctgtttgtactattaaaatatttaataaaattatctaATTGGTTGCTGACTAAAGTGTCAGAGAACAGTTTAGTTTACCAGATTCAGTGTTACAAAGGAATTGTTCTTTTAGATTCAGACGATCCATTGCTGATGAGTTATTTGTGTAGAACTCTGATGCATTATAAACAATCTATATATACTAGGTACTAATATATCTTACAGAACTAGTTCTCCCATAATTCTGTAAAGGATGCATCTTAGGGCACTTTATAACTAGTCCATCCAGAGATTTCTTTACACGTGAATTGTTATTATTGTGCTTTAATTGCgtaataatagaaaaagaaactgcataGTTTTAAACTTAGGCACATGTTTATTAGACATCGTGTTAATTAAAGATTGAAAGTGTTCTCATATTCagcaataattattttgaaaaaaaaattccattggtatgtattcagtttttctttttgaatgttgaaatattctttttcttagtgcaagtgaaaaaacccacagttgCCTTCGTTCCCTGGtaagcacattttctttctacGCTCAAATGTCATGTTCCCTCACatcctttcactttttttttggtcattaaTTCTGttgcaaggaaaaagatgtGCACACTCcgctgcagagcaaagcaggtCTGACTGATGCTATCTCTCTCCTCTGACCTTTCTGTAGCATTATTCATTAATATGACTATACCACTAGGTCTTCTGTTCAGGGGATTAGGGAATTGCATGGCAATAGCATACTGAGCTTTCTACCTCTAACTGGTTGGCTTGGTAGTGTTCTAAAATGGTTACAGTTATGAAGATTGCTAGAAAATGTAGTTATTTACTAGCAATAActtgttctttctttgcaaGTTACAAAGAAGAAGTTATGCGCTGAATTACAACTCATTAACACTTTCCAGGTGAAGCAGTGGTCAAAATGTGGTAATTTTCCAATCTTTTTTTGGTTGTCAAAACATTTCCCCATGCTCAGTGCTTTGAAGATAGATGTTAGAAATACAAGACAGCCATTTTTGtacttaattttttactttttctttagggttttttattgGCTTTTGCTGTACTAGTGGTTGGTGTAATTACGTActgggtttttctttcagaattgaGAATTCTTGCTTGGACAATTTGTTTCTGAGTTCAATATCACAGGAATTTCTGgtttaaaagcaaatcaaacACCTTTTCGGAAAACTTTTCTTGGTAACCGTAAGACAGGTTATTTTTAACCACAACTAGaatgaaggaagggaaaatgcaCATCCCATAAGATCACCAGTTCCTATATTTCCTAGACATCTGTCCTTACTCTCCTAGTCCTAGCAGCACTATGTGCACCTGGATGCTGAGACAGAGAGCAGAAAGCACTGCTGTGGTTGTATAGAAGAGATATGTTCAGTGTACGTAAGTTACTGTATGTAAGCAAATCTCTTCATCTTTCATGACATGGTCTCTGTAGAGCTCAAGCATAAGACAACAGCAATCTCCTAAAGGATaggtggggggtggctggggtAATACGTTCATTGAAGAGGGATGGTGGCTGCATTGCTGGCTTAAGAATGTCTTCTGCTCTTGAAGCCTTAGAAGAATGACTTCTTAAGTCTGAACCTAACTCCTCCACCCAGCAGTGCTACAGATTTCAGATAAGGGAATGTTACTGTgctgtgcatatatatgtatcaaGATACCAGTAACCCAACCATCCTACTTCTTGAGTAAGCCCTGAGGCACTTACAGAGTGACTAATCTCACTTTGACAGTATTAGGCTGAGACAGCCTGGCTTGTACATTTTACTCCGAAAGCTGTCACCGGCTTTCTCAGTGGGTTCACTAGGGGCAAGCATAAGTGGTGCTGCTTTTAACAGCTGGCCCGTGCAACCTTACCCCTCAAGTATTCCTGAGAGACTTCAAAAAACATGGTGATATTCCTGACCAGGGTGAAAAACAATGCAGTGCTGGGTCAAAtaccagaaatatttatttagaaataaatcatAACAAATTGATTGTCAGAGCTGCCACTCTCAACCCAAACCAGACCAGAATGATCCCTCCCTCCCAGATATGAAAGGATGTAGAGAAAGAggcaaggcaaaagaaagaagcaaagtaCCCCGTTTCCCCTTGATTCAGTCAACCAGAACATATTTTGTGTGTTTCACAGGTCTGTCTTAATTTGCTGATGTAGGTGATGGGACAAggctctgcagccagaggagctgtggcagGAACCTCCTCGGGATGTGGGGCTGCGGCTGAGGCACTTCCAAGCACTTCTCCCAGCCGGCCATCCTTGGCTGGGACATGTCTGTGGCCTGGCAGGTGTCTCTCCCAGCAAGGCCGTTGCAGGAGGGGCTTTTTCTACAACCAGCCAAGAATAAGGATACAGGTTTAGAAAGCAGTATACAGGGTTTTATTCAACACAGTCCTTACGTGCTTAATGAAGCACCTCACTTAGCTAATGAGTTTGCAATTTagctggtaattttttttaatttttatttttaaaggggaATCTGCTTGCACCAGGCTGTTTTTAGAAACCAGTAGCTGAATTTAGCCTCTTTGTTCTTTGAAATTCAAGACAGCATCTAATGAAGAGCCAGGGTGAAATGACTAATCCTGATGATTACATAAAGCAAGACATGAGCTGAGCCTATCCCTCATGACCCTAGCTAAGATAGAAGTGTGACATTATTTAGGAGCGTTTGGAAGATCCAGTCTCTGCTCAGACTCTAGTAGCCAAGCCAGTGTCCCAGGGCTTTGCCAACATCGATAGTGCCTGCTTGAGATGGTGATATGATCAGCTCTCATACTAGAGCTTCATGGGTCACTGACTTGTTTTACACTGTAAAGGAACCCCAAAAGTATCacagtaaaaacagaaaaggaaaaagaaaagcacaaacccaaaaaataGTGTCACAAAATTATTAGTAGAAACTATGAATCTGTTTAAGgtttgattttaatatttccttttacaaTCTATCCATTTGGCAGAAGTGAGGTAATTACTGAGTGCCTGGATGCAATgatttcagaagtaatttaagaaaaactgtttGATCTTGCACTGAAGCAGATGAGGAGTACTGTAATGTGCTCTCCCCATAGATTTGCTGTGGGGAGAGTGAGAAAAGCCTGGTGAATAATAACAACTTAAACCACaatgaaattatcttttctGCCTGTTATATGACTAATGTCACCTTCATTAGTTTTAATACTAAGCTTTATAAACAACAACAATCAGAGCAATAGCTATATGAGCTATTAAACCCAgtgtttttcattcaaaattaatGATGACACATCACCTGGAAGCTGGAAGGCTTCAGCTAAGAAAAAATAGTAAGCAAAGTCAGCATGGGTACTTTGCAGGAACAttacccacaaaaaacccactctAAAAGGAGCCACCTGATGTCCTCAAACTGCAAGTGAAGGATGCTCACCAACAGTTTGCatgatattttttcctgtattcttaattatttgtgagtttattttaaagtaaatgacATAAATAGATGCAAATGAATCTGCTAGCACGTAAAATTCTGTAAGGATGTGGTTGCACAGAAGCAATCTTTACAAAAGGGGAGCAGAGCAAAGGTTTTTGTCTCTCTGGGTCAGAATAACCCAGTTCATCTCCACTAGAGTCACATCACATTCTTTACACTGCATCAGTatttcagagaaagcaaaaaaataagcCCAAAGAAGTCAGTTGAGATCTCGGCAGCTCAGAGGAAAACTGCTCATGTACCTTCAAACTTTCAAGGTTGGCTGTGTTTGCAAGAGCAGTACCGAAATCTgcctctgatttttatttggcACAAATGAGATAAATCCACTCGAGTGGTTGAAATGCCATTTAtccacacaaaaataaaccaacccCACATGCACTTTCAAGCAAATACTTAAGCCCTTACAGGTCTTTTCATGCAGGATCGGGCAATCTGGGATTCAAATAAAGGGAAGGGCAGCTGTGCACATTTAATGGAAACCCTGTACAACTGCCATCCGCTTACACAAGAGGGGAGCAGAGAGTAGCCTCTGCGTAAAGAGGCACACAAAGACAAACTGTCAATGAACCAAGCACTAGAGATGTAACACAGGAGAAATAACCCCAGGTCAAAATCTTGCTGATGCCTGTGAATTGGGAGCCCCCCCCCTTCCCGTTGTCGTCGTCCCCcagaaaaatatctgcagttCTTGCAGCAGCTTAATATCTAAAATATACGTatcagaaggatttttttcagaccTCTTGTTTTTGGGAGCTGGTGAATTAATCAGCAATATCAGTGTATGAGTTGTGACATGTTTACTCAGCAATTCCTGCAAATCTGACGGGATGGATCTGTTGTCTCTCTGCCCTCTGCACCTGAGGGCAGCTGAACATACCATGGAGACCTCACTGAGCTCCTGCTCCAAGCCTCATCCTGGTCAACAAAGAGATTCCTTTTGACCTTCCTGGAAGCTGGATTATGCCTTTAAAAggcatacattttaaaacattccatGAAGGCTGTGTTTGCTCTAAAACCACAGTGAGGCAAATGCAAAACTATATTAATATTTAACGTTGGCCTATAAAAACTAGGAACTCAGAGTCAGGACAGCTGGTACAAGTTTAATTCACATCAtcacttcaaaaggaaaatacagaagaggACAGAATATCACATCTTCACGTTCAAAATGTATGTGTTTTCCTTTAGTATccaattttgttatttttgtacCTACACCTGTTAAATAGTCATGAGAAATATTGTGCAtttatgcaatttttttgtttgattttcctACCTGGTAGTACTGGTTATacttaaagaaatcaaaacaggGGGAAAAGAGGGTcggagggaaataaaaaaaaaaagaatagattagttaaaagaaaaactaacacAAATACTGTGCTTGTGGACTGTATTTAGGGGTTGGCCAGAAGTCTAAGGTCTTGATCGATGGTTCTCGGCACACAGTTTTATTGCTGGTACACAGCACgctttgttccttttgtttcacTGAACCTGCCAACTTTGGAAATTAGTGACACAGGCATTCAAAACGTTTGACAAGTGGTCAGGCTCCGATATACATATTCATACCCCAGCAGTAAATGATGGCAGGAAGTTTCGGATGCAGTAAAAATGAATCCTTTCGTTCAGCCCAACTTTAATGTAACGCTCATTCCCTAAGCACTTTCGCTGCTAGAGCAGGAATGCCTCTTCGATAGCACACAGGGGAGACatcatttaaagaaatgtttctttgctTGAACCACAAGTCCAAATCTGCTcagttcatttaaaatattttctttcccccccctctAGATAAATGAATAAGCAGTTCCTTCTGTGGTTTTCCTGATGCTTGGTGACTTGCCATTATTcttccaggagaaaaaagatCAGAGGCTCATAGGAACAGATGTGTCCCTCCTCCTCAGACCCACACTCGCCCTCTCCCTTTGGAAAACGAAGGTGACGGGCCCGGTGTTTGGCTGAAAGAGGCTATAAATCTTCTGGGCATATGCTGCCGTGTCTTcgcacagaaaaagcacagaggaaaggaaacaggTTAAAAAGCAGAGAGTCCTTGCTGTAAAGCACGCTGTGCTGGCTTTTCTGACTCGGGGAGGTGCCCGGCGGCTTTAACCAGCCGCCAGAGCAGGTACCCGCTGCCGGGGCCCGGCCGGCGGGAGGGCCGGGGTCCCCTCGGTGCGCCGCCCGCGTTTCAGCGCTGCCCTCCCCGCACGGCGCCCGAGGGGCAGCAGCCCCGCCAGGCAAGCGCGGACCTGGCCGCAGCCCCCGCTCCGTCCGGGCTCCGGTACCGGCCGGCAGGtacggggcgggggcgggggccggggcgaTGCCCggcaggggccggggcggcAGGTGAgcgcgggcgcggcgggggcggccccgcgtgggccggggggagctgccccccaccccccggccgTGGCGCAGGAGGCCCCGCACggcgcccggggccgccccctgcctgccccggcggggcgggcggcggcggcggcggcggcggcggcggcggcggcggcggcggcggcggcggggagatggcggggcggcggcgggcgctgctgctgctgctgctgcgctgcctcctgctggggctgctgggcggcggcggcgggggccagCCCGGCGGCGGCGAGTACTGCCACGGCTGGGTGGACGGGCAGGGCGGCTACCACGAGGGCTTCCAGTGCCCCGAGGGCTTCGACACGGCGGCCGCCACCATCTGCTGCGGCTCCTGCGCGCTGCGCTACTGCTGCGCCGCCGCCGAGGCTCGCCTGGAGCAGGGCGGCTGCACCAACGACCGGGAGCCCCCGGACCCGGGAGTCACCGCCCGTGAGTGCCCGGCCCGCgggccccggggcggccgggAAGCGGCCCCCGCGGAGCATCGCCCGGGCGGAGCGCGGCTGCGGGgctccccggcccggcgcgTGCGGGGGGCAGAGCGGGCGCCCGGGGCTGCGCCCGGGGCAGCGGCAGCTGGGTCCATCCCAACGGGAAGGCGCAGCTGGCTTTGAGGTTTGCGCCGGCGAACTTGTCGGTGCTTAACtccgtggtgggacggggccCCGGTGCGCTGCAGCACcaccccgccgcgccggggccggcggctGTCCGGGGAAGAGGAGCGCGACCGCGCCGACGGGGACGGGTTGTCCCGGGTCACGGGTTGTCCCGGGTCACGCGTTCTGCGCCGCTTTCCCACCTCGGGAGCGGGAGGGACCCGGCGGCGCCTGCAACGTTCGCGCCTCGCCGGCAGGTTCGAGCTGTGGCACGGGCGCGCGCTGGCGGTGCCGCGGCTGGGGGAGGGGCAGCGGGGCGTTGGGGGAGCCCCAACGGGAGCCAGCGAACGGGTCGCGGCGCCGGCAGCGTTTACCGCTGGTGGCTATTACAGCTGTCAACAGAAGGAAGATTCGACTGGTAGAGGAAAGGTTTAGACTTCAGGTTTGTGCTGGTGATAATGGTTGAAGGCTCTGCCTGCCgagcagctggctgtgctggtgggactGAAACCGTGTGGGGCTTCAGAGACCCGCTGTGGGGTTTGTTTCTGCGCGGCAGACCTGTTGCTTTCGGTAGGCTAACGTGTGTggcttttcttattctttcttctcccagaaCCGATCTACGTGCCGTTCCTCATTGTTGGATCGATATTTATTGCCTTCATCATCGTGGGCTCGCTGGTAGCAGTTTATTGTTGCACGTGCCTAAGACCTAAACAACCATCGCAGCCGATAAGATTTTCTCTGCGGAGCTACCAGACCGAGACTCTTCCCATGATCCTGGCCTCCACAAGCTTCAGGACGCCGTCCCGGCAGTCCAGTACTGCGACAAGCTCCAGTTCGACCGGTGGCTCGGTTCGCAGGTTCTCCTTCCCCCGGGCAGAGCCGGGGTGCCTCGTGGCATCGCCACCCCCACCGTACACATCTGGCTGTTTCCAGACAGCCCATGCAGTCCATCTCACTCAGCCGTCGGGATTTCTGGTGTCACCACCGTACTTTGGGTATCCTCTCCAGCCAgagcctgccctggctgggaagagctgctccGATTTCAGTCAGAGCTGAAAGGAGTTGTGGAGAAATCAGGGAGCCTTCAGAAGTGCAGGGACTGCTGCGGTGGGTGTCACACTGACAGGCTCTGTGGCTGCGGCAGGCAGAACCGTTCCCGTGGGTGAGTTGCCCTTGAAAAGTGCAAGGTCTCATTTGGGTTCTCATTTCCCAAACTTGGATCACACTAACAAATGAATTGTAAAATACTCCAAACAGTTGCTCTAAAACATGACTGCTCTGATTGTTTGGTCTGATTTGTGCAGGAAGTGTTCAGAGACAAGTAGAAAAACGATTTTGGGATAAAGGTACTTCCTTCCCGGTGTTACAAATGACATTTTAACCCTAAATGCTATTAACTTAGTTAACAAACGGTGGCTGCGTTCCACTGATAATAATCAAACTAGTTCTATAAATCAGCAGTAAGCCTGAGAAGTAAGAGAGGAGTAATATTTACTAGAGGATCCTGAAAACAGCCGACTGCTTCCCACTTCCATAAGCAGTGAGAATAAGAGGAAGAGTTTTACTACAGATACCAAAATGcataggtttttaaaaatacacataataTACCTGAACTTACACTGCCTATTTGCGTTTGTAAACTTTAACTATGCTAGCTAAAACTAGTACTGATTAGGCTAGCTGAAAATGAGCCAGTCCCAAGCAGCTGAATTATCTATGAGAAAAGCAGAACGTATTCAGCAATATCACTAGTAACTTCTCCGCATAAAATTCTCAAAATGGCGTTGCATTAAAGCATTTTCCAGAAGGAAGTGTTGTTGGCTTTTTGCTCAGCAACATGTGTAAGTTGGACAAATGGATCATAAAGTTCTATTTGTAAAATTAGCCATGTATAAAATGTAAAGACAAGcttgtaatttaaaatgcatttacagCATTGACAACACTAATTATTTAGTAgtcacaccaaaaaaaaatttatcaATAAACTGTGTGGTTTAAATGTTGTGTCATCTGGATGTCTCTGTACAGATAGTGTTTGATGAGCaagttttttcattttgatggtGTACCTatactgtgttttttcctgttaaaaatagttgatttttcttttgtaaatgaTTTACATCTTTAACTGCACCTGTTGTGCAGATTTAATACAATACAAAATTCTGACTGTGTAGCAAATGAATAGATTAATTAATGTCTTTTATATGTAACTGTGGTAAAAATGTGGTTAAAAATACACTGATTAGTTgggtattttaatttaaaacatccTGCCCTAGGAATAAATTTTGTTTGCCCATCGACATTCCTTCACCCGAGTAAACCAACAGAccaaatggaagaagaaaaaaaatgcatctaaaccaaacacatgcagaaagcaaatggaaaatacacaggaaaaaatgcagttgttaAAGGGCTTCTCTGTATACTTATTTTTGTGAACAAACGAAGACATTCAGAGGCTGAACCTTCCTGTTCTGTGAGCCCCAAACTCCCTGTGTGTAGGTTCTGTTGAAGAACATTCTAGCTGACCTATTTCACAAGTACTAGCGTATCACTGCATATTAAAATTACAGCATGTCTATTCTGAATTACAGTATACTTctctgtattttagaaaagctTTATGGGTTCTTCCTTGACAGTTGAGTAATTCTCTTTCTTAGCAAATATCTAGCAATCAGTATCTTagcatttatgaaaaaaatattttgaaacaacCCTTTTAATATGTTCTTTATTGCATAATGAACATTACACTCCAACAGATACTACTGgtggaaatgcattttctaaGAAAGAAACTTAAATTGTATACAATGATGTTTTAAGTAATAGATTTTAGCTTGAATGCTGTAGTTCTTAATTACAAACTGAAATTATGATGCACTgcatacattttataaaaatctaaaaaCTTTTAATACTTGGGAAATTTATTGGAAAGTAAGTgttttggcttgcttttttttttttagaaacaatcTTCAAGTAAGGAGGTGGGTAAATTTTTGCCTGCTTTTGGTGATGTTTCATTGGACTCTTTTCACTGTGTATTTTGAATGGATAAGAAATATGGAACTTTCCATCAAGTAACTTTCGTGAAAAATTGTTTAATATTGCAACAGATACCAGCTCTGTTCTTTGGCAGCATCCTGCGAGATTTGCCGATCGTTCCTGTATACAGCAGAAACTGGTAGTAAaacaagctgtattttttacttttac contains:
- the SHISA3 gene encoding protein shisa-3 homolog; protein product: MAGRRRALLLLLLRCLLLGLLGGGGGGQPGGGEYCHGWVDGQGGYHEGFQCPEGFDTAAATICCGSCALRYCCAAAEARLEQGGCTNDREPPDPGVTAQPIYVPFLIVGSIFIAFIIVGSLVAVYCCTCLRPKQPSQPIRFSLRSYQTETLPMILASTSFRTPSRQSSTATSSSSTGGSVRRFSFPRAEPGCLVASPPPPYTSGCFQTAHAVHLTQPSGFLVSPPYFGYPLQPEPALAGKSCSDFSQS